The Funiculus sociatus GB2-C1 sequence GACCAGGAAATTTTCTTCCTTTTCGGTTAATGAGAGTCGTTGAAGTTGTCACTAACTCTCCTTGATTTCGCTCCAGTTCTTCAAATTGGGAAACAATTGCAGTCATAGCCTTATCCCTTCCGCTTCCAAATTTTTGTTTGAATCTCCTCGTCTGTTAAGTCAGCAAATGCACACACAATCCATTCATGCCCTATATCAAACCAATTCTGCAATGCCTCCCGCGAAGTATAGCTTCCTATTCCCCGAACAGTAAGCTCGAATAAAAGACTTGGGTGATTATTGAGAATTGCGTACTTGACTGATGCGTGTAATCTCCCAATTTCATCAGGCAACTCGAAAACAGTAGCCCAGCTAATACTTTGAGGATGGGAAAGGAATCTCTGAGGATTTGCTTTCCAAGCAAAATCAGGAAAAACTTTGCCAATATCCTCAAGGGTTGACCAAGCATCCCCTTGTGGAATTTGATTAACGTAAGTTAGCTCATACTGAAGTGGCTGAACCTGTGTTAGCTCAGCCTCTGCCAAGAAAGCATCAAAGTTTGACAGATGCTCTTGAAAGCCTTTGATAAGACTTCCATATCTTGGATACTCACTCTCTGAGCTAGTCTTTCTCCAGTTGTGGACAAATCGATCTCGCTGAAATTGGATAATTCTTGTCCCATCATTACTGATAAGCCAAACTCTCGGCAGTGGTGGAATGTTAGTAAGTTCCACCATAGGCTCAGTATTTGGTTCACCAAAGACTTCTATTCTGGGAGCTATCGGAGCGATATCATCACAAAATGGGTATTCCGGCTGAAATCTTTGCCACAGCAGTCCAATATGAGGAGAAAGCAATCCCTCAATTGAGTTAAACAACACGCTGCAAGCCACTTCAGTGACGGGTGGTTGATCGTAAGAGGGTAGTTTTCTAGTGTCTGCTCCAACTATCACATCGACTACTCCAAGTTTTTCAGCACGCTGCCATATAGCTTTATACCCTAATATCCAGACTAACTCAGCAATAAGCAGATTAATGTAAGACGGCTTTCCCTGCTGGCTATACCAATGAGCAGGCGATCGCATCCCCACTTCGACACCACAGGATCGCCAGTGAAGTAAAATTGTCTTCCATCCGCCATCTGCCACCCCCTTCATCCCATGCTCTGCGACTACCTGGTACAAATCCTGACGGCTCGTGTCTACGATGTCGCCCAAGAAACGCCCCTAGAATACGCCCCAAACCTCTCCGCACGACTGAATAACAAACTCCTGCTGAAGCGGGAGGATATGCAATCAGTGTTTTCCTTCAAGCTGCGGGGTGCTTACAACAAGATGGCGCACCTGTCGCCGGATATGCTGGCGCAGGGTGTAATTGCCGCATCCGCCGGGAACCATGCCCAAGGAGTTGCCCTGGCTGCGCGTCAGTTGGGAACGCAAGCGATTATCGTTATGCCTGTCACTACGCCTCAAGTGAAGGTGGATGCCGTCAAAGCGCGAGGGGGAGAGGTGGTTTTGCATGGAGACACTTACGACGATGCCTATGCTTTTGCTCGTCAACTGGAAGCGGAAAAAGGCTTAACCTTTATTCACCCCTTTGATGACCCGCACGTAATTGCCGGACAGGGGACAATTGGGATGGAAATTCTGCGGCAATGTCAGCAACCCATTCATGCTATTTTTGTGGCGATTGGCGGCGGCGGATTGATTTCTGGGATTGCGGCGTATGTAAAACGGTTGCGTCCCGATATTAAGATTATTGGCGTTGAACCCGTCGATGCCGATGCTATGTCTCAATCCCTGAAAGCAGGGAAACGGGTGCGCTTGTCGAATGTAGGTTTATTTGCCGATGGGGTTGCAGTGCGGGAAGTGGGGGAAGAAACCTTCCGGCTGTGTCAAGAGTATGTCGATGAAATCATTTTGGTGGATACGGATGACACTTGTGCTGCAATTAAAGACGTATTTGAGGATACGCGATCGATTTTAGAACCAGCGGGTGCATTAGCGATCGCAGGCGCTAAAGCCTACGTCGAACGGGAGCAAATTGAAGGAAAAACCTTAGTTGCTGTTGCCTGCGGTGCTAACATGAACTTCGATCGTCTCCGCTTTGTCGCAGAACGAGCAGAGTTTGGCGAACGCCGCGAAGCCATTTATGCCGTTACAATTCCCGAAGAACCCGGTAGTCTCCGCAAGTTTTGCGAATGTCTTGGCAGACGGAATCTTACCGAATTTAGCTATCGCATTGCCGATGAAAAAGAAGCCCATATTTTTGTTGGCGTGCAAATTCAAAACCGTGCCGATGCTGCAAAGATGGCAGAAAGTTTTGAAGCTTGCGGGTTCAAAACCCTTGACTTAACCGATGACGAACTGACCAAATTGCACTTGCGTCACATGGTTGGTGGACGTTCTCCTCTAGCTTGCGATGAATTGCTTTATCGCTTCGAGTTTCCCGAACGTCCCGGCGCATTAATGAAGTTCGTCGGTTCTATGAGTCCCAACTGGAATATTAGTATGTTCCACTACCGCAACAACGGCGCAGACTACGGGCGAATTGTTGTAGGGATGCAAGTACCTCCCCACGAAATGCAAGAGTGGCAGGCATTTCTCGATACCCTTGGCTATCGCTATTGGGATGAAAGCAAGAATCCCGCCTACAAGCTGTTTCTGGGGCAAGAAAATTGTACGCCGCCTTTATCATATCGCTAGCAAACTGAGGCTTAGAGCGATAACGAAATAACTCGAAGGCAAGGAGATAGAAAACGTATAGCGATCGCACTTTTGTTGCCTTCAGTACGCGAAATTCAAATGAACCAACCCATGAGCAAAACAGTTTTGATTACGGGTGCATCTAGTGGAATTGGGAAGGCAGCCGCCCAACTTTTCGCGCAGCAAAGTTGGAATCTTGTGGCAAAAGCGCGATCGCCCGAACAAGTCCCAGGCTTAGCATAGATTAGATCGCATCGCTGTCTTGCGTTTGGACGTTATTGACACCCCAACAATTCATGATGCTGTTGAGACAGCCAGTTGACATAGAAAAGAAGCCAGCGTTGCTCGATAGACTGGGCGATCGCTTTCTCAATTCTTGCTGCCGATCGCACTTCTAGCCCCTATACTGACGAGCATAAAGATTACAAGATTGGGCAAGTAGAAGGACAAGAGAAATTCTATGGAACCGAATGCAGAAGCGGATTCACTCAAGCGAGTGTTTGGATTGCCGACGCTGGTGATTTACGGGGTTGGTGATATTCTCGGTGCCGGAATCTATGCAGTGATCGGAAAAATTGCCGGACTTTCCGGCTCTTTGGTTTGGGCTTCTTTCCTGACATCCATGATTGTTGCGGCACTCACCGCTTTAAGCTATGCGGAACTTGGCAACCGAATTCCGCATAGCGGAGGAGTCGCCAGTTTCATCCACAGAGCGTTTCGCAAGGATTGGCTCTCAATCTTGGTAGGCTGGTTGATGTTTTGTACCTGCCTAGTTTCGATGGCGACGCTCTCAAAAGCGTTTGCAGGCTATCTCAACGCTTTTGCTCCAGCGATTCCATCTTGGTTGATTATCCTGGCGCTATTTGCAGGTCTTGCATTTGTTAATTTTAGGGGAATGCAAGAGTCCTCAGCCCTGAATATTTTTTGCACGGCTCTTGAAGTTTCGGGTCTTGTGATTGTCATCGTCGTGGCAACCCTTTTTCTCATCGGAAACCCAGCAGGCGCGGCGAATCCTATTCCCAGTCCCCTCCCCAACGCGCCAGCCGTCGGTTGGATAGCGGTCGTTCAGGGCGCGGCACTCGCCTTCTACGCATTCATTGGGTTTGAGGATATTGTCAATGTGTCCGAGGAAGTAAAAAATCCCCAGCGCAATGTTCCGAGAGCGATTCTGCTTTCCCTAGGAATTGCCGGTGTCGTTTATGTTCTCGTCTCCTGGCTTGCCGTTCAGGTAATCAGTCCAGCGGCGCTTGCTCCCTCAAACGCTCCTCTTCTCGATGTCGTTCTGCGATCGCAGCCAAATTTTCCAGCAGTCGTCTTTTCACTCATCGCCTTGTTCGCCGTTCTAAATACTGCTTTGCTGAATTTTGTCACAGCATCGCGGCTGCTTTACGGAATGTCCCGCGAAGGGCTGCTTCCAGCTTGGTTAGGAAAATTACATCCACGCCGAGCAACTCCCTATCGAACGCTGGTTGTCATTCTGCCGCTCGTG is a genomic window containing:
- a CDS encoding TIGR04255 family protein, whose product is MGDIVDTSRQDLYQVVAEHGMKGVADGGWKTILLHWRSCGVEVGMRSPAHWYSQQGKPSYINLLIAELVWILGYKAIWQRAEKLGVVDVIVGADTRKLPSYDQPPVTEVACSVLFNSIEGLLSPHIGLLWQRFQPEYPFCDDIAPIAPRIEVFGEPNTEPMVELTNIPPLPRVWLISNDGTRIIQFQRDRFVHNWRKTSSESEYPRYGSLIKGFQEHLSNFDAFLAEAELTQVQPLQYELTYVNQIPQGDAWSTLEDIGKVFPDFAWKANPQRFLSHPQSISWATVFELPDEIGRLHASVKYAILNNHPSLLFELTVRGIGSYTSREALQNWFDIGHEWIVCAFADLTDEEIQTKIWKRKG
- the ilvA gene encoding threonine ammonia-lyase, biosynthetic; this encodes MLCDYLVQILTARVYDVAQETPLEYAPNLSARLNNKLLLKREDMQSVFSFKLRGAYNKMAHLSPDMLAQGVIAASAGNHAQGVALAARQLGTQAIIVMPVTTPQVKVDAVKARGGEVVLHGDTYDDAYAFARQLEAEKGLTFIHPFDDPHVIAGQGTIGMEILRQCQQPIHAIFVAIGGGGLISGIAAYVKRLRPDIKIIGVEPVDADAMSQSLKAGKRVRLSNVGLFADGVAVREVGEETFRLCQEYVDEIILVDTDDTCAAIKDVFEDTRSILEPAGALAIAGAKAYVEREQIEGKTLVAVACGANMNFDRLRFVAERAEFGERREAIYAVTIPEEPGSLRKFCECLGRRNLTEFSYRIADEKEAHIFVGVQIQNRADAAKMAESFEACGFKTLDLTDDELTKLHLRHMVGGRSPLACDELLYRFEFPERPGALMKFVGSMSPNWNISMFHYRNNGADYGRIVVGMQVPPHEMQEWQAFLDTLGYRYWDESKNPAYKLFLGQENCTPPLSYR
- a CDS encoding SDR family NAD(P)-dependent oxidoreductase, translating into MNQPMSKTVLITGASSGIGKAAAQLFAQQSWNLVAKARSPEQVPGLA
- a CDS encoding APC family permease — its product is MEPNAEADSLKRVFGLPTLVIYGVGDILGAGIYAVIGKIAGLSGSLVWASFLTSMIVAALTALSYAELGNRIPHSGGVASFIHRAFRKDWLSILVGWLMFCTCLVSMATLSKAFAGYLNAFAPAIPSWLIILALFAGLAFVNFRGMQESSALNIFCTALEVSGLVIVIVVATLFLIGNPAGAANPIPSPLPNAPAVGWIAVVQGAALAFYAFIGFEDIVNVSEEVKNPQRNVPRAILLSLGIAGVVYVLVSWLAVQVISPAALAPSNAPLLDVVLRSQPNFPAVVFSLIALFAVLNTALLNFVTASRLLYGMSREGLLPAWLGKLHPRRATPYRTLVVILPLVIFLALSGTLQFLAGTTATLILAMFSLVNLSLLVIKRQEPRTTGFQVPSVIPALALISNLVLIAFASRESHILALVFTGLGILIILIRNALSRRLPSS